In Candidatus Binataceae bacterium, the genomic window GCGATGCTCGAGGCCCTTCGTGCCAGGCACCGCCCATGGCCGCGACAGCGTTTCTTCATCACGTATATAGGGCATGAAGCCCTCAGGATCGGTACGAAGCTCGACTTTGATCTCGGGCAGCTTGTCGGCGTCCGGCAGCAGCCACGGCTCGGCGCCATTGGCGAGCTGGCCATCGGTCAGCAAAATCACGGGCGTCATGTATTTGAGCGCGATCCGCACGGCTTCGTAGGCGCATTCAAAGCAGTCTGCGGGAGTCGAGGCCGCGATCACCGGCATGGGCGATTCACCGTGGCGCCCATAGATCGCCATCATCAAATCGGCCTGCTCGGGCTTGGTCGGCATACCAGTCGAGGGACCAGCGCGCTGGATGTCAGTGATGATCAGCGGCAGTTCAGTCTTCATCGCGAGGCCGATCGCCTCGGCCTTGAGATTCATGCCGGGGCCGGAGGTCGTCGTGATCGCGATCGCGCCGCCGAAGGCCGCGCCGATCGCCGACGATACGCCCGCGATCTCGTCTTCCGCCTGGAAAGTGTAAACCGGAAAGTTCTTGTAACCCGAAAGCTCGTGCAGCACGTCGCTGGCGGGCGTGATCGGATATGAGCCCAGGAAGAGCGGGCGGCCAGACTTCACCGCCGCGGCGACGAAGCCCAGCGCGGTCGCGCTGTTGCCGGTGATATTGCGATAGACGCCCGGATTGATCCGCGCGGGCGGCACTTCGTACGAGCTGGTGAACAGCTCGGCCGTCTCACCGTAGTTGTAACCGGCCTTCAGCGCCTTGATGTTAGCTTCGAGGATCTCAGGGCGCTTCTTGAATCGGCTGTCGAGGTACTTGACCGTGCTCTCGATCGGGCGCTGATAGAGCCACGACAGCATCCCGAGCACGAACATATTGCGCGTGCGGAATACGTCGCGATTGGTGAGGCCCGAGCCGTGCAGCGCGTTCGTGGTCATCTTGGTCACGTCGACCTGGATAACCTGGAACTTGTCGAGGGAGTGATCGGTAAGCGGATTGGCGCTGTAGCCGGCGCGCTTGAGGTTGGCTTCAGTGAACGCCTCGCGGTCGACGATAAGCACGGCATTGGGCGGAACGTCGTCAATATTCGCCTTGAGCGCCGCGGGGTTCATCGCCACGAGCACGTTGGGCTCGTCGCCGGCCGTGAAAATCTCATTGCTCGAAAAGTTGAGCTGAAAGCCGCTGACGCCGGCGAGCGTGCCCGCAGGGGCGCGAATCTCGGCGGGAAAGTCGGGCAGTGTGGCAATATCGTTGCCGGCCAGCGCCGACTCCGACGTAAACTGCATCCCGGTCAACTGCATCCCATCGCCCGAGTCTCCGGCGAAGCGAATTACAACTTTGTCGCGACGCTCATTTGGTTTGTGCGGCGCGCCGGCGCTGCCGCCATGAGACTCGGCGGCTTGTCCAGCCGCCTCAGGTGGTACAGCCATCTCAGTCCAATCTCCTTATGCTTTAAGCCTGTCCGAAAATTACTCCGAATACTCGAAGGAATACAAATACCAAAAGGTGCGGAGTTGAAGTATAGCTAATGCCTGTCAGCCTTTAAAGGGGCGCTCAATAGCGGATACGAAAATCGGCGAAATCGCCCTCAGCCGCGCTCCAATCTTCGCGCAGATCGCTCACGCGAGAACCCGACGGGCCGAGATGAGCCCAGGCCAGTAGAATCTCCAGGCTTTCGCGACTCCCTTCAACCACCATCTCCACCTCACCCGACGCGAGATTACGTACCCATCCTTTGAGCCCCAGCGATCGCGCCTCGTCATAGGCACAAGCGCGGAAACCCACGCCCTGCACCCGGCCGGAAATCACCATATGCAGGCGCTGCGGCTCACCCTTCATTCAGACGTCCCCGCCCTCGAGGAGTTTCAAAAATTCTTTTTCGTCGAGGACGCGCACGCCCAGCTCCTGCGCCTTGCGCAGCTTCGAGCCAGGATCGGCGCCCGCGACCACGAAGTCGGTCTTGCGGCTGACTGATCCCGTGACGCGTCCGCCTGCGGCCATGATCCGGCCTTCAGCGTCGTCGCGGCTTAGCGATTCGAGGCTGCCAGTCAGCACGACGCTCTTGTCGCGGAGCGCGCCGCGCCCGGCGGCCTCCTTGACCTCCTCAACCTCCAGCTCCTTTTCGAGGCGCTCGACGGCTTGGCGATTGCGCGGCTCATCGAAGTACTCGCGGATACTGTGCGCCACTTCGCCGCCGATATCCCGCACGCCCTGGAGATCGTCTTCGCTCGCGTTCATCAACGCCTTCATCGAACGAAACTTGAGCGCGAGCACGCGCGCGGTGTGTTCGCCGACGTGGCGAATCCCGAGGCCGTTGATCAGCCGGTCGAGTTTGACGCGGCGCGACTTGTCGATCGCATCGAGGACGTTTTGCGCGCTCTTGTCGGCCATCCGCTCGAGCTCGGTGAGGTCGGACTTCTTGAGCTTGTAGATATCGTCGAGTTCCTTGAGCAGCCCCTTGTCGACGAGTTGCGCGACGAGCTTGTCGCCGAGGCCCTCGATATCGACCGCGTTTTTCGACGCGAAATGGCGAATCGACTCGCGCATCCGCATCGGGCAGTTGGCGTTGACGCAGAAGTACGCGACCTCCCCTTCCTCGTGAACGATCGCGGCGCCGCATTCCGGGCAATGCTCCGGCATCTGGAACTCGGGCGCGCGCGGATGCGCCTTCTTCGTGACTTCGAGCACGTACGGGATCACGTCGCCGGCGCGCTCGATGAGAACCGTATCGCCCTCGCGGATATCTTTGCGGCGAATCTCGTCGAGGTTGTGCAGCGACGCGTTTGAGATTGTAACGCCCGCGAGCGCGACCGGCTTGAGCTTGGCGACCGGAGTCAGCGATCCGATACGTCCGACCTGGACGTCGATTTTCTCGACTACAGTTTCGGCCTGCTGCGCTTTGAACTTGTATGCGATCGCCCAGCGCGGCGAGCGCGACACTTCGCCGAGCTGATCCTGCAGCGCGAATGAATTGACCTTCGCCACGACGCCGTCCGCATCGTAGTCGAGGCCGAGGCGCTTCTCCGT contains:
- the ligA gene encoding NAD-dependent DNA ligase LigA, which produces LEREHPELLTPDSPTQRVGAAPSEKFGVVVHRKMMMSLANAMDAEEMAEFDKRIKRLIRSEAEIEYVAEVKLDGLGIELVYEDGRLVVGSTRGDGINGEDVTANIRTIKSVPLRLQKPSHGKIPKLLEVRGEVIIPRKAFERMNEEREQAGESIFANPRNAAAGALRQLDPRITASRPLDIFLYAPGTIEGAEFATQWDFLNGLRELGLRTNPLSRVCHGVGEVIEYWNETTEKRLGLDYDADGVVAKVNSFALQDQLGEVSRSPRWAIAYKFKAQQAETVVEKIDVQVGRIGSLTPVAKLKPVALAGVTISNASLHNLDEIRRKDIREGDTVLIERAGDVIPYVLEVTKKAHPRAPEFQMPEHCPECGAAIVHEEGEVAYFCVNANCPMRMRESIRHFASKNAVDIEGLGDKLVAQLVDKGLLKELDDIYKLKKSDLTELERMADKSAQNVLDAIDKSRRVKLDRLINGLGIRHVGEHTARVLALKFRSMKALMNASEDDLQGVRDIGGEVAHSIREYFDEPRNRQAVERLEKELEVEEVKEAAGRGALRDKSVVLTGSLESLSRDDAEGRIMAAGGRVTGSVSRKTDFVVAGADPGSKLRKAQELGVRVLDEKEFLKLLEGGDV
- a CDS encoding acylphosphatase, with the translated sequence MKGEPQRLHMVISGRVQGVGFRACAYDEARSLGLKGWVRNLASGEVEMVVEGSRESLEILLAWAHLGPSGSRVSDLREDWSAAEGDFADFRIRY
- a CDS encoding 2-oxoacid:acceptor oxidoreductase subunit alpha, with protein sequence MAVPPEAAGQAAESHGGSAGAPHKPNERRDKVVIRFAGDSGDGMQLTGMQFTSESALAGNDIATLPDFPAEIRAPAGTLAGVSGFQLNFSSNEIFTAGDEPNVLVAMNPAALKANIDDVPPNAVLIVDREAFTEANLKRAGYSANPLTDHSLDKFQVIQVDVTKMTTNALHGSGLTNRDVFRTRNMFVLGMLSWLYQRPIESTVKYLDSRFKKRPEILEANIKALKAGYNYGETAELFTSSYEVPPARINPGVYRNITGNSATALGFVAAAVKSGRPLFLGSYPITPASDVLHELSGYKNFPVYTFQAEDEIAGVSSAIGAAFGGAIAITTTSGPGMNLKAEAIGLAMKTELPLIITDIQRAGPSTGMPTKPEQADLMMAIYGRHGESPMPVIAASTPADCFECAYEAVRIALKYMTPVILLTDGQLANGAEPWLLPDADKLPEIKVELRTDPEGFMPYIRDEETLSRPWAVPGTKGLEHRIGGLSTENLTGNVSYSPANNELMVRTRARKIAGIARDYPPLSIFGDAAGGDLVVLGWGSTFGPIREAVKQLRDKGKKVSHIHLRYLNPLPRDLEEKLRLFKQVLIPEMNMGQLVKLVRADYLINASGFNKIQGRPFKVSEIVNRINRALEG